A single Crateriforma conspicua DNA region contains:
- a CDS encoding prepilin-type N-terminal cleavage/methylation domain-containing protein, giving the protein MSNTQVHHDASSPDRHIDPAARQSLAARHGFTLVEILVVIVIIGILAGIAIPAVTNVIATGREAALKVEITQLADSVEQYNLKYGDYPPDMSSWTIAQRHLKKAFPRMSQRDLTLLYNMCHDGNGRFNPAAVDRSEALVLFLGGFSDDAAYPLTGAGGPFECRLAKNNAAYTTTTNVADFQYNVSRNDALFEFDVARLTVNAAAAETGGQVNSTDDGDLIPAYQMDGRAAPFVYFESRTYGGIPDAVSTLVAGANPYNGYYNPDFGGVRPYKTNVPVSPTGSGWGTEPDASLKSWKFANDKSFQIIAAGTDDTFGTLIRMPMTAAQNTVAASDLPAYFIEKTGKAMTINSNATSPQQTLITGMDGFQEDGAVNGSEGNAHLDNITNFSSRTLESDLET; this is encoded by the coding sequence ATGTCAAACACGCAAGTTCATCACGACGCCTCTTCGCCGGATCGTCACATCGATCCAGCGGCCCGCCAATCACTGGCGGCTCGGCACGGGTTCACCCTGGTGGAAATCCTGGTCGTGATCGTGATCATCGGCATCTTGGCCGGGATCGCGATTCCTGCGGTCACCAATGTGATCGCCACCGGTCGCGAAGCGGCTTTGAAAGTCGAAATCACGCAATTGGCCGACTCGGTGGAGCAGTACAACTTGAAGTACGGCGATTACCCGCCGGACATGAGCAGCTGGACGATCGCCCAGCGTCACCTGAAAAAGGCGTTCCCGCGAATGTCGCAGCGCGACCTGACGCTGCTTTACAACATGTGCCACGACGGCAACGGCCGCTTCAACCCCGCCGCGGTTGATCGCAGTGAAGCGTTGGTGTTGTTCTTGGGCGGGTTCAGTGACGACGCAGCCTATCCGTTGACCGGAGCCGGCGGACCGTTCGAATGTCGCTTGGCAAAAAACAACGCGGCCTACACGACGACCACGAACGTTGCCGATTTCCAATACAACGTTTCGCGCAATGATGCTCTGTTCGAATTCGACGTCGCACGTTTGACCGTCAACGCGGCCGCGGCCGAAACCGGCGGTCAGGTCAATTCGACCGACGACGGCGATTTGATTCCCGCCTACCAGATGGATGGTCGCGCCGCGCCGTTTGTCTACTTCGAATCGCGAACCTATGGCGGCATCCCTGACGCGGTGTCGACGTTGGTCGCCGGTGCCAATCCCTACAACGGTTATTACAACCCCGATTTTGGTGGCGTCCGTCCGTACAAGACCAACGTGCCCGTTTCGCCGACCGGCAGCGGATGGGGCACCGAACCGGATGCCTCGCTGAAAAGCTGGAAGTTCGCAAACGACAAGTCATTCCAGATCATCGCGGCGGGCACCGACGACACGTTCGGCACGCTGATCCGCATGCCGATGACGGCGGCACAAAACACGGTGGCCGCCAGCGACTTGCCCGCATACTTCATCGAAAAGACGGGCAAGGCGATGACGATCAACAGCAACGCGACGTCGCCACAACAAACTCTGATCACCGGAATGGATGGATTCCAAGAAGACGGCGCCGTCAATGGTTCCGAAGGCAACGCCCATTTGGACAACATTACCAACTTCAGCTCTCGAACATTGGAAAGCGATTTGGAAACCTGA
- a CDS encoding four helix bundle protein, with translation MAQTYEDLEVWKRACRIAVYVYQSFDRKQPWGLQDQMQRSAVSIASNIAEGYERTTKDFIRFLTIAKGSAAELRTQALIAGKVNELKSEQAKHIADEAKVLSKMLQSLIQYRSTQIRESAEDYAFSPGDGSLRTSSGDKPEQS, from the coding sequence ATGGCCCAAACCTACGAAGACTTAGAAGTTTGGAAACGCGCATGCCGGATAGCGGTTTACGTGTACCAATCCTTTGATCGAAAACAACCGTGGGGTCTGCAAGACCAGATGCAGCGTTCCGCAGTTTCGATCGCATCCAATATTGCCGAAGGCTACGAACGAACCACCAAAGATTTCATTCGCTTTCTGACCATCGCCAAGGGTTCAGCCGCCGAGTTGCGGACCCAGGCTTTGATCGCCGGAAAGGTCAACGAGTTGAAATCAGAACAAGCCAAACACATCGCGGATGAAGCGAAGGTTTTGTCCAAGATGTTGCAGTCATTGATCCAATACCGATCCACGCAGATTCGGGAATCTGCAGAAGACTACGCGTTTTCACCGGGTGACGGATCTTTGCGGACTTCATCCGGCGACAAACCGGAACAGTCTTGA
- a CDS encoding type IV pilus modification PilV family protein produces MSDFILSRKHAGGCGRHGVTLVEVAFAMGIILIGLVGLVSILPIAGRQAKDAVSLNNATSLANAALAEFQARNYGQPGRWVFKPDIGKAAANANSVMNIGTGARTGFNERSITFLNSVMHPDYQWRPRRGQDPTLWVGLGDVSLSTNAVCIDPLFVADPSGYLPATSNSSDGKYVQYNRTGTNGHRRVRFPYYKANYNPLANPSLPVTASNQWPAMPRLTRVTINRGNSPAGQFISGREADLLSETPDDLNIIKPKDQTLSPVIPGHPVTGTGMNYGKVQTDGTYSWIATVNELTGGQSSSVSIAVIENRDRTFFTYPNGGPEGTLNGVYAEDPQANATEERVAYVSYAGGFTGGAGGTVEIVMSAYVDPTIIPGQWVMLSRDALPGLPGGEVHRWYRVTGVVGQTASGDPDRIIVNDPVHGTPFDVWHLRLMLDGPDWEFGFQTPGPADSGTRANGTPLIDDNTVMTLVRGVVSVTERTIRRP; encoded by the coding sequence ATGAGTGATTTCATTCTTTCCCGCAAACACGCCGGTGGGTGTGGCCGTCACGGTGTGACCCTGGTCGAAGTCGCCTTCGCCATGGGCATCATCTTGATCGGGTTGGTCGGGTTGGTATCCATCCTGCCGATCGCCGGCCGGCAAGCCAAAGATGCGGTCAGCCTGAACAATGCGACTTCGCTGGCGAACGCCGCGTTGGCCGAATTCCAAGCACGCAACTACGGCCAACCGGGACGCTGGGTTTTTAAACCGGATATCGGCAAAGCTGCCGCAAATGCAAATTCAGTCATGAACATTGGGACTGGCGCACGTACCGGGTTCAATGAGCGAAGCATCACGTTTTTGAATTCAGTGATGCACCCAGATTACCAGTGGCGGCCACGAAGAGGCCAAGATCCGACGCTTTGGGTGGGACTGGGTGACGTCAGCCTTAGCACCAACGCTGTTTGCATTGATCCACTGTTTGTCGCCGACCCATCAGGCTATTTGCCTGCGACGTCGAATTCATCGGATGGCAAGTATGTTCAGTACAACCGAACGGGGACCAACGGCCACCGTCGTGTTCGATTCCCGTATTACAAAGCCAACTACAACCCTTTGGCCAACCCATCGCTGCCCGTCACGGCATCCAATCAGTGGCCCGCAATGCCACGACTTACACGGGTGACGATCAATCGAGGTAATTCCCCGGCGGGCCAATTTATCAGCGGTCGCGAAGCCGACCTTTTATCGGAAACGCCGGATGACCTGAACATCATCAAACCTAAAGATCAAACACTGTCTCCGGTAATTCCCGGGCACCCCGTTACTGGCACCGGCATGAATTACGGGAAAGTACAAACCGATGGAACGTACAGCTGGATTGCGACCGTCAACGAACTGACTGGCGGTCAGTCGTCATCGGTATCCATCGCTGTGATTGAGAATCGCGACCGCACATTTTTCACCTATCCGAACGGCGGACCGGAAGGAACGCTGAATGGTGTCTACGCCGAGGATCCGCAAGCCAACGCGACGGAAGAGCGGGTCGCCTATGTCAGTTACGCGGGTGGCTTCACCGGCGGAGCAGGCGGAACCGTTGAAATCGTGATGTCGGCATACGTCGACCCCACAATCATCCCGGGGCAGTGGGTCATGCTCTCGCGTGATGCGTTGCCCGGCCTACCCGGTGGTGAAGTCCATCGCTGGTATCGCGTCACCGGTGTTGTCGGTCAAACGGCAAGCGGTGACCCGGATCGGATCATCGTCAACGACCCGGTTCACGGAACACCGTTCGACGTCTGGCATCTGCGCCTGATGCTGGACGGACCGGATTGGGAATTCGGCTTCCAAACTCCCGGTCCTGCCGATTCCGGAACTCGCGCGAACGGGACTCCACTGATTGACGACAACACGGTGATGACTTTGGTACGCGGAGTCGTTTCCGTCACCGAACGAACCATCCGCCGCCCCTAA
- a CDS encoding prepilin-type N-terminal cleavage/methylation domain-containing protein, producing the protein MLVLFKPRPIRLPSRRQRSRSAFTLVEIMVVLVVGGLLLGMGASMMATARRSSRIARTQAVISVVDGVIRQRLDELNSLPLPLEHNIARTTQRIPSIPADEAERVRLQMRRDAIRMYLPDRYSDLIRITDNRVTNATNDPFFVFSPDLTSDRNKDSQPDEWISGVWTDPVTIAGPVRVSDRQPDGTFIPSVTVARYSWWNDTDNDFRTENHNVPGQLSAYRARIPRIVPNNQLGFTTSWSPANSPAECLYLIMSTTFISGTSAIEMLPRGHVEDTDGDGVPEIVDAWGVPLGFIRWPVGYVEPGNPAPPTVLANVEPEEYDVFRADFAYAEGSSIPGPPNLPLPRSLQPLVVSAGPDGVFDLRFYQTRSDNKNFDVIYPLETWPNTQAWVGNQTAGRPQNFFYVDPFLRQSLAQNNGAAGAIGGVFDTDGDGSFEGLSDNITNHGLTGDAQ; encoded by the coding sequence ATGCTTGTCTTGTTCAAACCACGACCGATCCGCCTGCCCAGCCGGCGGCAACGATCACGATCGGCTTTCACGCTGGTGGAAATCATGGTCGTGCTGGTCGTCGGCGGCCTGCTGTTGGGCATGGGTGCCTCGATGATGGCCACCGCACGTCGGTCATCGCGAATCGCTCGGACCCAAGCCGTCATCAGCGTCGTGGATGGCGTCATCCGTCAACGACTGGATGAATTGAATTCGCTGCCGTTGCCGCTGGAACACAACATTGCTCGGACCACGCAGCGGATCCCATCGATCCCGGCCGATGAAGCCGAGCGGGTTCGTCTGCAGATGCGGCGTGACGCGATTCGCATGTACCTGCCGGATCGATACAGCGACCTGATTCGCATCACTGACAATCGGGTGACCAACGCCACCAACGATCCGTTCTTTGTCTTCAGCCCTGATCTGACATCCGACCGCAACAAGGATAGCCAGCCAGACGAATGGATCAGCGGTGTCTGGACCGACCCGGTCACCATTGCGGGCCCCGTCCGAGTGTCCGATCGACAACCCGACGGCACCTTCATCCCAAGCGTTACGGTTGCACGTTACAGCTGGTGGAACGACACCGACAACGATTTTCGGACGGAGAACCACAACGTTCCCGGTCAGTTGTCGGCTTACCGCGCACGAATCCCACGGATCGTTCCGAACAACCAACTCGGGTTCACGACATCATGGAGCCCCGCCAACAGCCCGGCCGAGTGTTTGTACTTGATCATGTCGACGACGTTCATCAGTGGCACGTCGGCAATCGAGATGCTGCCACGCGGCCACGTCGAAGACACCGACGGCGACGGCGTGCCGGAAATCGTCGACGCTTGGGGCGTCCCCCTGGGGTTCATCCGCTGGCCGGTCGGCTATGTCGAACCGGGCAATCCCGCACCGCCGACAGTGCTGGCCAACGTGGAACCGGAGGAGTACGACGTGTTCCGTGCCGACTTTGCGTATGCGGAAGGTTCGAGCATTCCTGGTCCACCGAACTTGCCGCTGCCACGATCGCTTCAACCGCTGGTCGTCTCGGCGGGTCCGGACGGCGTGTTTGATCTGCGGTTCTACCAAACTCGCAGCGATAATAAGAATTTCGATGTGATTTATCCGTTGGAAACCTGGCCCAACACCCAAGCGTGGGTGGGCAACCAAACGGCCGGTCGACCGCAAAACTTCTTCTACGTTGACCCGTTCCTGCGACAGTCGCTGGCCCAAAACAACGGCGCGGCGGGTGCGATCGGCGGCGTCTTTGACACCGACGGTGACGGATCCTTCGAAGGTCTGTCCGACAACATCACCAACCACGGTCTGACGGGAGACGCCCAATGA
- a CDS encoding type II secretion system F family protein, protein MPTYQFEAMDATGQEIRDEIDAANEEEAQTTIRQMGYFVTKIAVKKQTATTAKGAKKKRPFAIGGGGTKHICAFTRQLSILQDAGLPILRSLKILEGNSKPGKLKNALMDVCDEIEGGATLSEAMSKCPKVFSRLYVNMIKAGEAGGALELILQRLADFLERAESLKRKVKGALIYPVIVVLVAIAILSFIMVFIVPTFEEMFEEFGLSLPTPTILLIAMSNYIKDYWFLLFALPICLMIVLKLLRKFRHGRMGFDMFIIRVPIFGALIEKNIMARTTRTLGTLVSSGVPILEAINITRETAGNAMFERLFSQVNDSIREGEVISKPLKEFSVLGFHPMTLVFWIIFGAFPGVFLLSIAVTAKGTKLDDGTMVQSLFSWGGQLFVGGAALAGLFYLTKIKSRVVDDLVVNMVDVGEETGELDTMLYKVADTYDEEVRVMTDGLTALMEPLMIVFLGLAVGFIVISLFMPLVELISGLT, encoded by the coding sequence ATGCCTACCTATCAATTCGAAGCGATGGACGCGACCGGACAAGAGATCCGGGACGAAATCGATGCGGCCAACGAAGAAGAAGCCCAGACCACCATCCGTCAGATGGGCTACTTCGTCACCAAGATCGCCGTCAAAAAACAGACGGCGACCACGGCAAAGGGCGCGAAGAAAAAACGCCCCTTCGCCATCGGTGGCGGCGGCACCAAACACATCTGTGCGTTCACGCGTCAGTTGTCGATCCTTCAAGATGCCGGTCTGCCGATCTTGCGCAGCCTGAAAATCCTGGAAGGCAACTCCAAACCGGGCAAGCTGAAGAACGCCTTGATGGACGTCTGTGACGAAATCGAAGGCGGGGCGACGCTCAGCGAAGCGATGTCCAAATGCCCCAAGGTGTTTTCGCGTCTGTACGTCAACATGATCAAAGCCGGTGAGGCCGGTGGTGCACTGGAGTTGATCCTTCAGCGTCTGGCCGACTTCCTGGAACGCGCCGAATCACTGAAGCGGAAAGTCAAAGGGGCGTTGATCTATCCGGTCATCGTCGTCTTGGTCGCGATCGCGATTCTGTCGTTCATCATGGTCTTCATCGTTCCGACGTTCGAAGAGATGTTCGAGGAATTCGGTTTGTCGTTGCCCACGCCGACGATCCTGTTGATCGCGATGAGCAATTACATCAAGGACTATTGGTTCCTGCTGTTCGCGCTTCCGATCTGCTTGATGATCGTGCTGAAGCTGTTGCGAAAATTCCGACACGGTCGCATGGGATTTGACATGTTCATCATTCGAGTCCCGATTTTCGGTGCTCTGATTGAAAAGAACATCATGGCCCGAACCACGCGAACCTTGGGCACCCTGGTCAGCAGCGGTGTGCCGATTTTGGAAGCGATCAACATCACCCGAGAAACCGCCGGCAACGCGATGTTCGAACGCCTGTTTTCACAGGTCAACGATTCGATTCGCGAAGGGGAAGTGATCAGCAAACCGCTGAAGGAATTCAGCGTGCTGGGCTTTCACCCGATGACGCTGGTCTTTTGGATCATCTTCGGTGCTTTCCCCGGCGTGTTCCTGTTGTCGATCGCGGTGACCGCCAAAGGCACCAAGCTGGACGACGGCACGATGGTCCAATCGTTGTTCAGCTGGGGCGGCCAATTGTTTGTCGGCGGCGCGGCGTTGGCCGGGCTGTTTTACCTGACGAAAATCAAAAGCCGCGTGGTCGATGACTTGGTCGTCAACATGGTCGACGTCGGCGAAGAAACCGGCGAACTGGACACGATGCTTTACAAGGTCGCCGACACGTACGACGAAGAAGTCCGCGTCATGACCGACGGTCTGACCGCCCTGATGGAACCGTTGATGATCGTGTTCCTGGGGCTGGCCGTTGGTTTCATCGTCATCAGTCTGTTCATGCCCTTGGTCGAATTGATCAGTGGTTTGACTTGA
- a CDS encoding pilus assembly FimT family protein → MSIHASRPKHRRAFTLVEIMVVMVLLMLLAGIGLPAIKQTLKDQKESQTSRQVVAYLTTARDRAIATGRPVGVVIERAGTTDPFARSYSTRLRMTNGVPSYGGESPDTQCVIIHDFFAFNNAQAANSNNSDRVGQFNACLFRQEENPLLRLSAQVLNDGDLTNDGAAPIKAGDLISFEGSRPVRIMAIGFSDANDLDLASYGAITPPWNRNNLNYPKWNALPLPALPTDDQPYIKIRFDSRSFVEIGGGAFPTFELPTGAVNATADNTWRASRFQIFRQPSPSQTSPMNLMKGMAIDLNFSGTATYSGGLPAGIEFSPYFIDATAGNVALNSTDPNNPISFLNIAIVFAPDGSVQSVGSAMPGAASYTFNERRPTGQIFFLLGKTDGIRPDAPFSTEDRAVSNILDGDSVWIVINPSNGNVAVSPIASTRPVDPNLTIEQNMANAALVARTYAFNSDTLEDL, encoded by the coding sequence ATGAGTATCCACGCGTCACGACCGAAGCATCGACGTGCCTTCACGTTGGTCGAAATCATGGTCGTCATGGTCTTGTTGATGCTGTTGGCCGGCATCGGTTTGCCCGCCATCAAGCAAACGCTGAAAGACCAAAAAGAATCACAAACCTCACGGCAAGTCGTCGCCTATCTGACGACCGCACGGGATCGTGCGATCGCCACCGGACGTCCGGTCGGCGTGGTGATCGAACGAGCGGGCACGACCGATCCCTTCGCCCGGTCATACAGCACGCGTCTTCGCATGACCAACGGGGTGCCGTCCTACGGCGGCGAATCACCCGACACCCAGTGCGTGATCATTCATGATTTTTTTGCTTTCAACAATGCACAGGCCGCCAACAGCAATAACTCCGATCGTGTCGGTCAATTCAACGCTTGCCTTTTTCGCCAGGAAGAGAACCCGTTGCTACGGCTCAGCGCGCAAGTGCTGAACGATGGCGACTTGACCAATGACGGCGCGGCACCGATCAAAGCCGGTGACCTGATCAGTTTCGAAGGCAGCCGCCCGGTTCGCATCATGGCGATCGGTTTCAGCGACGCCAACGATCTGGATTTGGCCAGCTATGGGGCGATCACGCCGCCATGGAATCGAAACAACTTGAACTATCCCAAGTGGAACGCGTTGCCGTTGCCGGCTTTGCCTACCGACGACCAGCCGTACATCAAGATCCGATTTGATTCGCGAAGCTTTGTTGAAATCGGTGGTGGCGCATTCCCGACCTTTGAGTTGCCGACCGGTGCCGTCAACGCGACGGCCGACAACACTTGGCGGGCCTCGCGTTTTCAAATCTTCCGCCAACCATCGCCGTCGCAAACTTCGCCGATGAACTTGATGAAGGGCATGGCGATCGACTTGAATTTTTCGGGCACAGCGACGTATTCCGGTGGGCTGCCCGCGGGTATCGAGTTTTCGCCTTACTTCATCGACGCCACCGCGGGCAACGTGGCGCTGAATTCGACCGACCCGAACAACCCGATCAGTTTCCTGAACATCGCGATCGTTTTCGCCCCCGACGGCAGCGTCCAGTCGGTCGGGTCCGCCATGCCCGGTGCGGCCTCTTATACCTTCAACGAACGACGTCCGACCGGCCAGATCTTTTTCTTACTTGGCAAGACTGACGGCATCCGCCCGGACGCTCCGTTTTCCACCGAAGACCGCGCGGTGTCCAACATTCTGGATGGCGATAGCGTTTGGATCGTGATCAACCCCAGCAACGGCAATGTTGCGGTATCCCCGATCGCGTCAACGCGACCGGTCGATCCGAATCTGACCATCGAACAAAACATGGCCAACGCGGCCTTGGTGGCCCGAACGTACGCCTTCAACTCCGACACGTTGGAGGACCTGTAA
- a CDS encoding GspE/PulE family protein: MATRRIGQILVDLGFMTDEQLESVLAEQEQQPGALFGKVAEEMTLITDEQLAQALAEQMGMQTVSLGDANLAPELLEKISETMAQLYRVIPIAFEDNRLTVATCDPQNLTIQDELRTFLGMEIGMVVATEHDVLQAIEKHYDSESESVEKLVAELAEDEELKASISALDNEKFNITDAEALADSAPVRKLLNMVLLLAIKDHASDIHFEPFEDEFRIRIKAEGVLYEMVPPPRHLAFAITTRIKVMADLDIAERRMPQDGRIELMVGGHPVDLRVSVLPTIFGESVVMRVLDRSVVNLSLDNVGMDEATIANFRKAIDRPNGIVLVTGPTGSGKTTTLYSALTELNDIKDKLITTEDPVEYDIDGIIQIPIDSAVGVTFASCLRAILRQDPDTILVGEIRDLETAEIAIQASLTGHLVFSTLHTNSAPATVTRLKDMGIQAFMICATVEAILAQRLVRRICSKCREETDVSNEMLRDLGVNREAVEGTTFYKGVGCEQCNNTGYKGRVALFELMLLNDTIREMVLGNASTDEIRDEAARNGMIPLRDYGMNMASQGVTTLDEVLRETVEE, encoded by the coding sequence ATGGCCACACGCCGCATCGGACAGATCCTTGTCGACCTCGGTTTCATGACCGACGAACAATTGGAATCCGTTCTCGCCGAACAAGAACAGCAACCCGGCGCCCTGTTCGGCAAGGTCGCCGAGGAAATGACGTTGATCACCGACGAGCAGCTGGCCCAAGCGCTCGCCGAACAAATGGGCATGCAAACGGTGTCGCTGGGCGATGCCAATTTGGCCCCGGAGTTGTTGGAAAAGATCTCCGAAACGATGGCCCAGCTGTATCGCGTCATTCCGATCGCCTTTGAAGACAACCGGCTGACCGTGGCCACATGCGATCCGCAAAACCTGACGATCCAAGACGAATTGCGGACGTTCCTGGGCATGGAAATCGGCATGGTCGTGGCCACCGAGCACGACGTGCTGCAGGCGATCGAAAAGCATTATGACAGCGAATCGGAAAGCGTCGAAAAGCTGGTCGCCGAACTGGCCGAAGACGAAGAACTGAAAGCGTCGATCAGCGCGCTGGACAACGAAAAGTTCAACATCACCGATGCCGAGGCTTTGGCCGATTCGGCGCCGGTCCGAAAGCTGTTGAACATGGTGTTGCTGCTGGCCATCAAGGACCACGCCAGCGACATCCACTTTGAACCGTTCGAAGACGAGTTTCGGATTCGGATCAAGGCCGAAGGCGTGCTGTACGAAATGGTCCCGCCGCCGCGTCACCTTGCATTCGCGATCACGACGCGGATCAAAGTGATGGCGGACTTGGACATCGCCGAACGCCGCATGCCCCAAGACGGCCGAATCGAATTGATGGTCGGTGGTCACCCGGTCGACCTTCGCGTCAGCGTGTTGCCGACGATCTTTGGCGAAAGCGTCGTCATGCGGGTGCTGGACCGTAGCGTCGTGAACCTGTCCCTGGACAACGTGGGAATGGACGAAGCGACGATCGCGAATTTTCGCAAAGCGATCGACCGCCCCAACGGCATCGTGCTGGTGACCGGCCCCACGGGTTCGGGCAAAACGACCACCCTGTATTCGGCGCTGACCGAACTGAACGACATCAAAGACAAATTGATCACGACCGAAGACCCGGTCGAATACGACATCGACGGCATCATCCAGATCCCGATCGATAGCGCCGTGGGCGTCACGTTCGCAAGCTGTCTGCGGGCCATCCTGCGACAAGACCCCGACACGATCCTGGTCGGCGAGATCCGTGATTTGGAGACGGCCGAAATCGCCATTCAAGCTTCGCTGACCGGGCACTTGGTCTTCAGCACGTTGCACACCAACAGTGCCCCCGCCACGGTGACGCGGCTGAAAGATATGGGCATCCAAGCGTTCATGATTTGCGCGACGGTCGAAGCGATCCTGGCCCAACGATTGGTGCGGCGAATCTGTTCGAAGTGTCGCGAGGAAACCGATGTCAGCAACGAGATGCTGCGTGACCTGGGCGTCAACCGCGAAGCAGTCGAAGGCACAACGTTTTATAAGGGCGTCGGATGCGAACAGTGCAACAACACCGGGTACAAAGGCCGCGTGGCGTTGTTCGAATTGATGCTGCTGAACGACACGATCCGTGAAATGGTTTTGGGCAACGCATCGACCGACGAGATCCGCGACGAAGCGGCCCGCAACGGCATGATCCCGCTACGCGATTACGGCATGAACATGGCGTCCCAAGGCGTCACCACCCTCGACGAAGTCCTCCGCGAAACGGTGGAGGAATAG